The Cloeon dipterum chromosome X, ieCloDipt1.1, whole genome shotgun sequence genome includes a window with the following:
- the LOC135945119 gene encoding lipid storage droplets surface-binding protein 1-like: protein MAEACNEGPSTSGGRGAPEMASCNNNGVRRPLKLNCIGKIQEIPLFDKAISTVGGYYNRFKRINPVAEWGLDVAEGKLYSVAEFSLASPLKFPLKLADSVLCYSLGLVENRIPVIKRQPDEIIPTVRKMVSDKAEAITHPVVSRASSFKKVATKFGMQKADQAIGTRVGSMTANKIIAACQIAENLMDTYLPDPEDAQRGAGSEDEELEHQSAARYTVGRVDNVTRTFGRRLAKRTCSLKQSIMDTIYNLLSFVKSIVTNPKCVWDYMANIWYELSEDEPENQPPPKSLSEVSGVIVRESARQVVHLVNALTAWPIAAFKWIAHLINRFYKSVRLDQAVAFANKQLSAVSKCELYIQRGIGRFPQ, encoded by the exons ATGGCAGAGGCGTGCAACGAAGGGCCCAGCACCTCAGGGGGCCGCGGTGCGCCCGAAATGGCCAGCTGCAACAACAACGGAGTCCGCCGGCCTCTCAAGTTGAATTGCATTGgcaaaattcaagaaattcctTTGTTTGATAAGGCCATTTCGACTGTCGGAGGATACTACAATCGGTTCAAG AGAATCAATCCCGTGGCAGAGTGGGGCCTTGATGTGGCTGAAGGGAAGCTGTACTCCGTGGCTGAATTTTCTCTCGCATCTCCATTGAAATTCCCACTGAAATTGGCCGATTCGGTCTTATGCTACAGCCTCGGGCTCGTCGAAAACCGAATTCCTGTCATCAAACGCCAGCCTGATGAG atcaTTCCGACCGTCCGAAAAATGGTTTCGGACAAGGCTGAGGCCATCACTCATCCGGTTGTGTCGCGGGCGAGTTCGTTCAAAAAGGTGGCCACCAAGTTCGGCATGCAGAAGGCCGACCAGGCCATCGGCACGCGCGTTGGGTCCATGACTGCGAATAAAATCATCGCAGCGTGCCAAATTGCTGAGAACCTGATGGACACCTATTTGCCCGACCCCGAAGATGCCCAACGAGGAGCAG GCAGCGAAGACGAGGAGCTGGAACACCAGAGCGCCGCTCGGTACACCGTGGGCCGCGTGGACAACGTCACTCGCACCTTCGGCAGACGGCTCGCCAAACGCACCTGCTCCCTGAAGCAGTCCATCATGGACACCATCTACAACCTGCTCTCCTTCGTCAAATCC atcgTCACGAATCCGAAATGCGTTTGGGACTACATGGCCAACATTTGGTACGAGCTGAGCGAGGACGAACCTGAGAACCAGCCCCCACCCAAGAGCCTCTCCGAGGTCTCTGGCGTCATCGTGAGGGAAAGCGCTCGTCAAGTTGTCCACCTGGTCAATGCTCTAACTGCCTGGCCTATCGCAGCTTTCAAATGGATTGCACATCTGATCAACCGATTCTACaaa agcgTGCGGCTTGATCAAGCGGTCGCTTTTGCCAACAAGCAGTTGAGCGCCGTGTCCAAGTGCGAGCTGTACATCCAAAGGGGCATTGGCCGCTTCCCTCAGTAA
- the LOC135945122 gene encoding probable H/ACA ribonucleoprotein complex subunit 1 isoform X1 translates to MSFRGRGGGRGGFGGGRGGFGGGRGRGGGGGWGNRQQDQGPPEEVMEFGHFTHACQADIVVKSDLEDVPYFNAPIYNEDKTQIGKVDEIFGTLRNYYISVKLLDSVKSQSFKAKHKVFIEKHKLLPLQRFLPQPPGAKRGGGGRGGRGGRGGGGGFGGGRGGFGGRGGGGGGFRGGRGGFGGGGRGGGGFSRGGGGGYGGGGGGYGGGRGGGGGGFRGRGGGGGFRR, encoded by the exons ATGTCGTTTCGAGGCCGTGGAGGCGGACGTGGAGGATTCGGCGGCGGACGAGGAGGATTCGGCGGTGGACGAg GTCGCGGAGGCGGAGGAGGCTGGGGAAACAGACAGCAGGACCAAGGGCCACCTGAAGAG GTCATGGAGTTCGGCCACTTCACACACGCCTGCCAGGCTGACATAGTCGTCAAGTCTGATCTTGAAGATGTTCCATACTTCAACGCACCAATTTACAACGAGGACAAGACACAAATCGGCAAAGTTGACGAGATTTTCGGCACGCTTAGAAACTACTACATTTCCGTCAAACTTTTAGACAGTGTCAAGTCGCAATCGTTCAAAGCAAAACACAAG GTTTTCATCGAGAAACACAAACTGCTGCCGCTGCAAAGATTTTTGCCGCAGCCCCCTGGTGCTAAaaggggcggcggcggccgtggAGGCAGAGGAggccgcggcggcggaggaggaTTCGGAGGTGGAAGAGGCGGCTTCGGAGGAagaggtggcggcggcggcggattccgaggaggaagaggaggatTTGGCGGAGGCGGCCGTGGAGGCGGTGGATTCAGCAgaggaggcggcggaggctatggaggcggcggcggtgggtATGGAGGAGGccgcggaggcggcggaggaggATTTAGAGGacgaggcggcggcggcggcttcagGAGATAA
- the LOC135945122 gene encoding probable H/ACA ribonucleoprotein complex subunit 1 isoform X2 — MSFRGRGGGRGGFGGGRGRGGGGGWGNRQQDQGPPEEVMEFGHFTHACQADIVVKSDLEDVPYFNAPIYNEDKTQIGKVDEIFGTLRNYYISVKLLDSVKSQSFKAKHKVFIEKHKLLPLQRFLPQPPGAKRGGGGRGGRGGRGGGGGFGGGRGGFGGRGGGGGGFRGGRGGFGGGGRGGGGFSRGGGGGYGGGGGGYGGGRGGGGGGFRGRGGGGGFRR; from the exons ATGTCGTTTCGAGGCCGTGGAGGCGGACGTGGAGGATTCGGCGGCGGACG AGGTCGCGGAGGCGGAGGAGGCTGGGGAAACAGACAGCAGGACCAAGGGCCACCTGAAGAG GTCATGGAGTTCGGCCACTTCACACACGCCTGCCAGGCTGACATAGTCGTCAAGTCTGATCTTGAAGATGTTCCATACTTCAACGCACCAATTTACAACGAGGACAAGACACAAATCGGCAAAGTTGACGAGATTTTCGGCACGCTTAGAAACTACTACATTTCCGTCAAACTTTTAGACAGTGTCAAGTCGCAATCGTTCAAAGCAAAACACAAG GTTTTCATCGAGAAACACAAACTGCTGCCGCTGCAAAGATTTTTGCCGCAGCCCCCTGGTGCTAAaaggggcggcggcggccgtggAGGCAGAGGAggccgcggcggcggaggaggaTTCGGAGGTGGAAGAGGCGGCTTCGGAGGAagaggtggcggcggcggcggattccgaggaggaagaggaggatTTGGCGGAGGCGGCCGTGGAGGCGGTGGATTCAGCAgaggaggcggcggaggctatggaggcggcggcggtgggtATGGAGGAGGccgcggaggcggcggaggaggATTTAGAGGacgaggcggcggcggcggcttcagGAGATAA
- the LOC135945118 gene encoding protein Hook homolog 3-like isoform X1, with translation MADPLAEEAPEVKSLLKWLQTFEIADCNQPLQLQDLSDGIIMSKILNEIEPQCFTDAWKSSMNANASQIWRLKVSNLKKLVTKMMDYYQDYLNFQPLSFEEPNINKIGEHCDPENLTQLLIMVLGCAVHCANKEEYIMKITSLELDVQSVLMQCIKELQSCFQMPGAPLESPASVGPGESFVTSHISQLQEELRATSALKEQMAQKCHELDLQATILQDEKEVLLSENNALKERMKEFEGLEDAGGSQRLKDLKKQVELLKEEVFKAETARDDYRAKVQLVEKENLETKARLVELQQAADEARLLKDELDVAREAADQAAKLEATIETYKKKLEEFSDLRRQLKLLEDKNIEYMQTNMELEEELKKSGSWKPQVEMYKKQVGELHQKLGDETKRADKVEFENRKLLEKLQAVTVEKERLVTVLGDMKENMEEMKFTQIQTVDNASPGPVTQRSASSGPNQLDLSVQELKEKVIRLEHENKLLKIKGTGDEEFAVLQAQVEDLTQRMSLEQTENRKANQRIMELENQVTETQERLASSSQQDSNLSSNAKSLMTQLQTQVRELGNELEEKSGQVETKEAQLTDMKQKLVFLQGALERKDLEMQAKEEKYQRCIEKAKSVINTLDPKQDASAEVAELRNQIEEKERIIVNMEKEFEKSRGIREMEEKLMLTAFNKFTVQMNRQAAEQRLSNMASTSASFLSRQRQPTSGRSRGRASNSSPPYNTRSLQERIAQDFEDMKIT, from the exons ATGGCTGACCCGTTGGCTGAAGAGGCACCAGAGGTCAAAAGCCTGCTGAAATgg cTTCAGACGTTCGAAATTGCGGATTGCAACCAGCCCCTGCAACTTCAAGACCTTAGTGATGGCATCATCAtgtccaaaattttgaatgaaat cGAACCTCAGTGCTTTACTGATGCGTGGAAGTCGAGCATGAATGCAAATGCGTCACAAATCTGGCGGCTCAAG GTGAGCAACCTCAAAAAGCTGGTGACCAAGATGATGGACTACTATCAGGACTACTTGAACTTCCAGCCGTTGTCCTTCGAGGAGCcgaacataaataaaatcggCGAACACTGTGACCCAGAGAACCTGACGCAGCTTCTGATTATGGTGCTCGGATGTGCTGTTCATTGCGCCAACAAGGAAG AGTATATCATGAAAATCACATCTTTGGAGCTTGATGTGCAGAGCGTGTTGATGCAGTGCATAAAGGAACTGCAGAGCTGTTTCCAAATGCCAGGAGCACCTTTAGAGTCGCCTGCGTCGGTGGGGCCGGGTGAGAGCTTTGTCACCTCACACATTTCTCAGCTGCAAGAGGAATTGAGAGCAACCTCCGCCCTCAAGGAGCAGATGGCCCAAAAGTGCCACGAACTCGACCTGCAGGCAACCATTTTACAG GACGAGAAAGAGGTGCTTTTGAGCGAAAATAATGCGTTGAAGGAAAGGATGAAAGAGTTTGAAGGTCTGGAAGACGCGGGTGGAAGCCAAAGGTTGAAGGACCTGAAGAAGCAGGTGGAACTGCTCAAGGAAGAGGTTTTCAAGGCGGAAACAG ccAGGGATGATTACCGGGCCAAAGTGCAGCTGGTGGAAAAGGAGAACTTGGAGACAAAAGCGCGCCTTGTTGAGTTGCAGCAGGCCGCCGACGAAGCGCGTTTGCTGAAAGATGAACTGGACGTGGCTCGTGAGGCTGCAGATCAGGCAGCAAAACTCGAGGCCACAATCGAGACTTACAAGAAAAAGCTTGAGGAATTCAGTGATTTGCGGCGACAGTTGAAGCTccttgaagataaaaatatcgaaTACATGCAGACGAATATGGAGCTGGAGGAG GAGTTGAAAAAGTCTGGCTCTTGGAAGCCACAAGTCGAGATGTACAAGAAACAGGTCGGGGAGCTGCATCAAAAATTGGGCGACGAAACTAAACGGGCCGACAAGGTCGAGTTTGAAAACAGAAAACTGCTCGAAAAGCTGCAAGCAGTGACTGTCGAGAAGGAG AGACTCGTCACCGTGTTGGGCGATATGAAGGAGAACATGGAAGAAATGAAGTTCACGCAAATCCAGACCGTGGACAACGCCAGTCCAGGCCCTGTTACCCAGAGAAGCGCGTCCAGTGGGCCGAATCAGCTCGACCTCAGCGTCCAAGAGCTCAA gGAGAAGGTTATTCGGCTggaacatgaaaataaattgttgaagATCAAAGGCACGGGCGACGAAGAATTTGCCGTGCTGCAAGCGCAGGTGGAGGATCTCACGCAGAGGATGTCTCTCGAACAAACTGAAAACAG GAAAGCAAACCAGAGAATCATGGAGTTGGAAAACCAGGTGACAGAAACACAGGAGCGACTGGCTAGCTCGAGCCAACAAGATTCAAATTTGTCCAGCAACGCCAAGAGCCTGATGACCCAGCTGCAAACGCAGGTCAGAGAGCTAGGCAATGAATTGGAGGAAAAGAGCGGGCAAGTGGAGACCAAAGAGGCGCAGCTCACCGACATGA AGCAAAAGCTGGTCTTCCTGCAAGGTGCTTTGGAGAGGAAGGACCTGGAGATGCAGGCCAAGGAGGAAAAGTACCAGAGGTGCATTGAAAAGGCCAAGAGTGTTATAAACACTTTGGACCCCAAGCAGGACGCCAGTGCTGAGGTTGCCGAGTTGCGCAACCAGATTGAAGAGAAGGAAAGAATTATCGTCAACATGGAG aaAGAGTTTGAGAAGAGCAGAGGAATCCGCGAGATGGAGGAAAAACTGATGCTAACCGCCTTTAACAAATTC ACTGTCCAGATGAACCGACAAGCTGCCGAGCAGCGGCTTTCAAACATGGCTTCAACCTCAGCCTCTTTCCTGTCCCGACAAAGGCAACCAACGTCTGGCAGGTCAAGGGGCAGAGCCTCCAACTCCTCCCCACCGTACAACACAAG GAGTTTACAAGAGAGGATAGCACAGGATTTTGAAGACATGAAGATAACCTAG
- the LOC135945118 gene encoding protein Hook homolog 3-like isoform X2, with protein sequence MADPLAEEAPEVKSLLKWLQTFEIADCNQPLQLQDLSDGIIMSKILNEIEPQCFTDAWKSSMNANASQIWRLKVSNLKKLVTKMMDYYQDYLNFQPLSFEEPNINKIGEHCDPENLTQLLIMVLGCAVHCANKEEYIMKITSLELDVQSVLMQCIKELQSCFQMPGAPLESPASVGPGESFVTSHISQLQEELRATSALKEQMAQKCHELDLQATILQDEKEVLLSENNALKERMKEFEGLEDAGGSQRLKDLKKQVELLKEEVFKAETARDDYRAKVQLVEKENLETKARLVELQQAADEARLLKDELDVAREAADQAAKLEATIETYKKKLEEFSDLRRQLKLLEDKNIEYMQTNMELEEELKKSGSWKPQVEMYKKQVGELHQKLGDETKRADKVEFENRKLLEKLQAVTVEKERLVTVLGDMKENMEEMKFTQIQTVDNASPGPVTQRSASSGPNQLDLSVQELKEKVIRLEHENKLLKIKGTGDEEFAVLQAQVEDLTQRMSLEQTENRKANQRIMELENQVTETQERLASSSQQDSNLSSNAKSLMTQLQTQVRELGNELEEKSGQVETKEAQLTDMKQKLVFLQGALERKDLEMQAKEEKYQRCIEKAKSVINTLDPKQDASAEVAELRNQIEEKERIIVNMEKEFEKSRGIREMEEKLMLTAFNKFTVQMNRQAAEQRLSNMASTSASFLSRQRQPTSGRSRGRASNSSPPYNTSDGFVEY encoded by the exons ATGGCTGACCCGTTGGCTGAAGAGGCACCAGAGGTCAAAAGCCTGCTGAAATgg cTTCAGACGTTCGAAATTGCGGATTGCAACCAGCCCCTGCAACTTCAAGACCTTAGTGATGGCATCATCAtgtccaaaattttgaatgaaat cGAACCTCAGTGCTTTACTGATGCGTGGAAGTCGAGCATGAATGCAAATGCGTCACAAATCTGGCGGCTCAAG GTGAGCAACCTCAAAAAGCTGGTGACCAAGATGATGGACTACTATCAGGACTACTTGAACTTCCAGCCGTTGTCCTTCGAGGAGCcgaacataaataaaatcggCGAACACTGTGACCCAGAGAACCTGACGCAGCTTCTGATTATGGTGCTCGGATGTGCTGTTCATTGCGCCAACAAGGAAG AGTATATCATGAAAATCACATCTTTGGAGCTTGATGTGCAGAGCGTGTTGATGCAGTGCATAAAGGAACTGCAGAGCTGTTTCCAAATGCCAGGAGCACCTTTAGAGTCGCCTGCGTCGGTGGGGCCGGGTGAGAGCTTTGTCACCTCACACATTTCTCAGCTGCAAGAGGAATTGAGAGCAACCTCCGCCCTCAAGGAGCAGATGGCCCAAAAGTGCCACGAACTCGACCTGCAGGCAACCATTTTACAG GACGAGAAAGAGGTGCTTTTGAGCGAAAATAATGCGTTGAAGGAAAGGATGAAAGAGTTTGAAGGTCTGGAAGACGCGGGTGGAAGCCAAAGGTTGAAGGACCTGAAGAAGCAGGTGGAACTGCTCAAGGAAGAGGTTTTCAAGGCGGAAACAG ccAGGGATGATTACCGGGCCAAAGTGCAGCTGGTGGAAAAGGAGAACTTGGAGACAAAAGCGCGCCTTGTTGAGTTGCAGCAGGCCGCCGACGAAGCGCGTTTGCTGAAAGATGAACTGGACGTGGCTCGTGAGGCTGCAGATCAGGCAGCAAAACTCGAGGCCACAATCGAGACTTACAAGAAAAAGCTTGAGGAATTCAGTGATTTGCGGCGACAGTTGAAGCTccttgaagataaaaatatcgaaTACATGCAGACGAATATGGAGCTGGAGGAG GAGTTGAAAAAGTCTGGCTCTTGGAAGCCACAAGTCGAGATGTACAAGAAACAGGTCGGGGAGCTGCATCAAAAATTGGGCGACGAAACTAAACGGGCCGACAAGGTCGAGTTTGAAAACAGAAAACTGCTCGAAAAGCTGCAAGCAGTGACTGTCGAGAAGGAG AGACTCGTCACCGTGTTGGGCGATATGAAGGAGAACATGGAAGAAATGAAGTTCACGCAAATCCAGACCGTGGACAACGCCAGTCCAGGCCCTGTTACCCAGAGAAGCGCGTCCAGTGGGCCGAATCAGCTCGACCTCAGCGTCCAAGAGCTCAA gGAGAAGGTTATTCGGCTggaacatgaaaataaattgttgaagATCAAAGGCACGGGCGACGAAGAATTTGCCGTGCTGCAAGCGCAGGTGGAGGATCTCACGCAGAGGATGTCTCTCGAACAAACTGAAAACAG GAAAGCAAACCAGAGAATCATGGAGTTGGAAAACCAGGTGACAGAAACACAGGAGCGACTGGCTAGCTCGAGCCAACAAGATTCAAATTTGTCCAGCAACGCCAAGAGCCTGATGACCCAGCTGCAAACGCAGGTCAGAGAGCTAGGCAATGAATTGGAGGAAAAGAGCGGGCAAGTGGAGACCAAAGAGGCGCAGCTCACCGACATGA AGCAAAAGCTGGTCTTCCTGCAAGGTGCTTTGGAGAGGAAGGACCTGGAGATGCAGGCCAAGGAGGAAAAGTACCAGAGGTGCATTGAAAAGGCCAAGAGTGTTATAAACACTTTGGACCCCAAGCAGGACGCCAGTGCTGAGGTTGCCGAGTTGCGCAACCAGATTGAAGAGAAGGAAAGAATTATCGTCAACATGGAG aaAGAGTTTGAGAAGAGCAGAGGAATCCGCGAGATGGAGGAAAAACTGATGCTAACCGCCTTTAACAAATTC ACTGTCCAGATGAACCGACAAGCTGCCGAGCAGCGGCTTTCAAACATGGCTTCAACCTCAGCCTCTTTCCTGTCCCGACAAAGGCAACCAACGTCTGGCAGGTCAAGGGGCAGAGCCTCCAACTCCTCCCCACCGTACAACACAAG TGATGGATTTGTGGAGTATTAA
- the LOC135945118 gene encoding protein Hook homolog 3-like isoform X3 yields MADPLAEEAPEVKSLLKWLQTFEIADCNQPLQLQDLSDGIIMSKILNEIEPQCFTDAWKSSMNANASQIWRLKVSNLKKLVTKMMDYYQDYLNFQPLSFEEPNINKIGEHCDPENLTQLLIMVLGCAVHCANKEEYIMKITSLELDVQSVLMQCIKELQSCFQMPGAPLESPASVGPGESFVTSHISQLQEELRATSALKEQMAQKCHELDLQATILQDEKEVLLSENNALKERMKEFEGLEDAGGSQRLKDLKKQVELLKEEVFKAETARDDYRAKVQLVEKENLETKARLVELQQAADEARLLKDELDVAREAADQAAKLEATIETYKKKLEEFSDLRRQLKLLEDKNIEYMQTNMELEEELKKSGSWKPQVEMYKKQVGELHQKLGDETKRADKVEFENRKLLEKLQAVTVEKERLVTVLGDMKENMEEMKFTQIQTVDNASPGPVTQRSASSGPNQLDLSVQELKEKVIRLEHENKLLKIKGTGDEEFAVLQAQVEDLTQRMSLEQTENRKANQRIMELENQVTETQERLASSSQQDSNLSSNAKSLMTQLQTQVRELGNELEEKSGQVETKEAQLTDMKQKLVFLQGALERKDLEMQAKEEKYQRCIEKAKSVINTLDPKQDASAEVAELRNQIEEKERIIVNMEKEFEKSRGIREMEEKLMLTAFNKFTVQMNRQAAEQRLSNMASTSASFLSRQRQPTSGRSRGRASNSSPPYNTSSLK; encoded by the exons ATGGCTGACCCGTTGGCTGAAGAGGCACCAGAGGTCAAAAGCCTGCTGAAATgg cTTCAGACGTTCGAAATTGCGGATTGCAACCAGCCCCTGCAACTTCAAGACCTTAGTGATGGCATCATCAtgtccaaaattttgaatgaaat cGAACCTCAGTGCTTTACTGATGCGTGGAAGTCGAGCATGAATGCAAATGCGTCACAAATCTGGCGGCTCAAG GTGAGCAACCTCAAAAAGCTGGTGACCAAGATGATGGACTACTATCAGGACTACTTGAACTTCCAGCCGTTGTCCTTCGAGGAGCcgaacataaataaaatcggCGAACACTGTGACCCAGAGAACCTGACGCAGCTTCTGATTATGGTGCTCGGATGTGCTGTTCATTGCGCCAACAAGGAAG AGTATATCATGAAAATCACATCTTTGGAGCTTGATGTGCAGAGCGTGTTGATGCAGTGCATAAAGGAACTGCAGAGCTGTTTCCAAATGCCAGGAGCACCTTTAGAGTCGCCTGCGTCGGTGGGGCCGGGTGAGAGCTTTGTCACCTCACACATTTCTCAGCTGCAAGAGGAATTGAGAGCAACCTCCGCCCTCAAGGAGCAGATGGCCCAAAAGTGCCACGAACTCGACCTGCAGGCAACCATTTTACAG GACGAGAAAGAGGTGCTTTTGAGCGAAAATAATGCGTTGAAGGAAAGGATGAAAGAGTTTGAAGGTCTGGAAGACGCGGGTGGAAGCCAAAGGTTGAAGGACCTGAAGAAGCAGGTGGAACTGCTCAAGGAAGAGGTTTTCAAGGCGGAAACAG ccAGGGATGATTACCGGGCCAAAGTGCAGCTGGTGGAAAAGGAGAACTTGGAGACAAAAGCGCGCCTTGTTGAGTTGCAGCAGGCCGCCGACGAAGCGCGTTTGCTGAAAGATGAACTGGACGTGGCTCGTGAGGCTGCAGATCAGGCAGCAAAACTCGAGGCCACAATCGAGACTTACAAGAAAAAGCTTGAGGAATTCAGTGATTTGCGGCGACAGTTGAAGCTccttgaagataaaaatatcgaaTACATGCAGACGAATATGGAGCTGGAGGAG GAGTTGAAAAAGTCTGGCTCTTGGAAGCCACAAGTCGAGATGTACAAGAAACAGGTCGGGGAGCTGCATCAAAAATTGGGCGACGAAACTAAACGGGCCGACAAGGTCGAGTTTGAAAACAGAAAACTGCTCGAAAAGCTGCAAGCAGTGACTGTCGAGAAGGAG AGACTCGTCACCGTGTTGGGCGATATGAAGGAGAACATGGAAGAAATGAAGTTCACGCAAATCCAGACCGTGGACAACGCCAGTCCAGGCCCTGTTACCCAGAGAAGCGCGTCCAGTGGGCCGAATCAGCTCGACCTCAGCGTCCAAGAGCTCAA gGAGAAGGTTATTCGGCTggaacatgaaaataaattgttgaagATCAAAGGCACGGGCGACGAAGAATTTGCCGTGCTGCAAGCGCAGGTGGAGGATCTCACGCAGAGGATGTCTCTCGAACAAACTGAAAACAG GAAAGCAAACCAGAGAATCATGGAGTTGGAAAACCAGGTGACAGAAACACAGGAGCGACTGGCTAGCTCGAGCCAACAAGATTCAAATTTGTCCAGCAACGCCAAGAGCCTGATGACCCAGCTGCAAACGCAGGTCAGAGAGCTAGGCAATGAATTGGAGGAAAAGAGCGGGCAAGTGGAGACCAAAGAGGCGCAGCTCACCGACATGA AGCAAAAGCTGGTCTTCCTGCAAGGTGCTTTGGAGAGGAAGGACCTGGAGATGCAGGCCAAGGAGGAAAAGTACCAGAGGTGCATTGAAAAGGCCAAGAGTGTTATAAACACTTTGGACCCCAAGCAGGACGCCAGTGCTGAGGTTGCCGAGTTGCGCAACCAGATTGAAGAGAAGGAAAGAATTATCGTCAACATGGAG aaAGAGTTTGAGAAGAGCAGAGGAATCCGCGAGATGGAGGAAAAACTGATGCTAACCGCCTTTAACAAATTC ACTGTCCAGATGAACCGACAAGCTGCCGAGCAGCGGCTTTCAAACATGGCTTCAACCTCAGCCTCTTTCCTGTCCCGACAAAGGCAACCAACGTCTGGCAGGTCAAGGGGCAGAGCCTCCAACTCCTCCCCACCGTACAACACAAG CTCTTTAAAATGA